From the genome of Adlercreutzia equolifaciens DSM 19450:
CATAGAGCGAGCAGGAGACGACTGGAAGCTTTTCGAGATGCAGGCCCGGGAAGGAGCGGCCACGGTTGACTGGCTTCAAGCCATGGGCGTCGAGTTCAACGGCCCCCTTCCCTATCCGCTCCATAGCGCCGATCGCCTGCACGTGTTGACGCCTACGGCGGGCGAGTGGCCTAAGGCGTTGCAGCCCAGAATGGAAGAGCTGGGCGTCCAAGTGCATTTTCGAACACCAGCTGAACGCCTCATTACCGATGAGAATGGGCGAGTGGCAGGCGTGGCTGCAAGCGGGAGGAAATATCGGGCAAATAAGGGCGTCCTTATTGCCGCTGGCGGCATGGATTCCAATGTCGAGATGAAGAAAAAATACTACTCCAGCGCCATCGCCGGTATCGCAGCGGCCAACGGGTTCAACGACGGTAGTGGCTACAAGATGGCCCAAATGGTGGGTGCCGATATTACCGATCTCACAGATGCGACGAGCAACCTCATGAGAACCTCCGGCCCCGGACCGGACGCAGGCATCACGCAAAAGCAGAAGTGGATGCCTTACGGGCTTTCGAATGCAGGCGCCATTCTTGTAAACAGCGCGGGCGAGCGCTTCTGCGACGAGGAGCTGTCGGATAAAGACCTCATCCCTCTCTGCGAGGCCCAGCCCGATCGACAGTGCTGGATGGTCTACGATGAGGCCGTAGCGCGCAACTTCCGCGACTTCCCCAACATGATCGTATCCTCCCTGTCGGGGGTGGGCTGGGGCACCATAGAGGACTTCATCGAGCGAGGGGGGATTGTAACCGGCGATACCATCGAGGATGTCGCCGCGCAGGCCGGCATCGATGCAACTGGCCTCACTTCCCAGATCGATAAGTGGAACAAGGCGTGCAAGGACGCCATTGACGAAGATTTCGGACGCAAGACCTTCGGACGCGAGGAGGCCGGTACCCTAGGCGCCGGGCTTTCAACGCCGCCCTTCTATATTCACGGCCCTATTCACGCCGAGTGCAACCAAAGCTGGGCGAGCTTGGCCATTACCGAAAACTTCGAGGTAAAGAATGTCGAAGGCGACGTGATTCCCGGCCTGTACAGCGGCGGCCAAATGGGCCACGGGCTCTCCCCCATCGCCGGCGGTGGCCATGGCGGCACTATGTGCTGGGCATTCACATCAGGGCGTCTTGCCGGCAAGCACATTGCCTCTCTGTAACACTGCGCATAATTAATTACATACTCTTTACAATTAATTTATAGTCGACAACCCTCCCCATTTGCGCCCAGCGCTTATCGCACTGGGCGCATCTTTTAAAGGCTGCGTTCTCCTACAGCAAGTCCACAGGGTCGATGTCGACGGCGGCGTTGACGGCGGGGTTTACCTTGCGGGCGCGGAACAGGCGCACCAGCGGGGCCGAGAGGTCGTCGCCCAAAGGCGCCTTCACGACGATGTGGTAGCGGTAGGTGTTGCGCAACTTCGCGAGGACGCAGGGAACGGCGGGCAGTACCGTCCAACGCTCCCCCACCTCGTTGCGGATGAGCTCGGCCAGCTGGGCGTGCAGAAGCTCGGCCTCGGTAGCCACGGCGTGCTCGTCGGCACCCCACAGAAGCACGTTGGCCATGCGCACGTAGGGCGGGTAGCCCAGAAGCTTGCGCTTGGGCAGCTCGGCGCGCAGGAACATCCCGCGGTTGTAGGTGGCGGCGGCGCGGATGGCCACGTCGTCGGCCTCGTAAGTCTGCACCATGACGCGGCCGTCCAGCTCGGCGCGGCCGGCGCGGCCTGCCACCTGCTCGATGAGCTGGAAGGTGCGCTCGCCGGCGCGGTAGTCCGGCAGGTGCAGCTGGGTGTCGGCGTTGATGACGCCCACCAGCGTGACGTCGTCGAAATCGAGCCCCTTGGCGATCATCTGGGTGCCGAGCAGCACGGCGGCATCGGCGGCGGCAAACGTTTCCAGCAGGGCCTGGTGGGCACCTTTAGCTTGGGTGGTGTCGGCGTCCATGCGGATGATGGGCACGCGAGGCCCCACGCCGGGCAGCCCGTCGAGCAGCTGGCGCAGCTCCGTTTCCACGCGCTGGGTGCCGGCGCCGAACTTCTTCAGGTAGGGGCTGCCGCATTCTGGACACACGGGAGGCGCGGCCACCGTGTGCCCGCAGTGGTGGCAGACGAGCTTGGCGCCCTGCTCGTGGTAGGTGAGCGACGTGGAGCAGTGCGGGCATTCGGGCACGAACCCGCAGTCGCGGCACAAAAGGAACTTCGCGAAGCCGCGCTGGTTCAGCAGGAGCACCGCCTTGCGGCCGCGGCTCAGCTCCTCCCCGAGGGCCCGGGTGAGGCGTCCCGAGAACATGGCCCGGGAACCGGAGGCGAACTCGGCGGCCATGTCCACCACCTCGATGGCGGGCATGGGACGGCCGTTGGCGCGGGCGGGGAGTGCCGCCGCCGTCCAGCGCGGGTTCTTGTTCACCTGGTAGAGGGACTCGATGGAAGGGGTGGCCGAGCCGAGCACGAGCGCGCCGCCGGCCCGGGCCATCATCCACTCGGCCACGTCGCGGGCGTGGTAGCGCGGCGAGGAGTCCTGCTTGTAGGAGCCCTCGTGCTCCTCGTCGATGACGACGAGCCCCACGTTGGCCGCGGGCGTGAACAGGGCGCTGCGGGCCCCCACGACGACTTTGGCCGCGCCGCTTTTGATGAAGTCCCACTGGTCGTAGCGCTCCCCGTCGCTCATGCGGGAGTGCATGACGGCCACGGCGTCGCCGAAGCGGCCGCGGAAGCGGGCCACGGTCTGGGGGGTGAGCGAGATTTCCGGCACGAGCACGATGGCGCGGCGCCCCTCGGCGAGCGTGCGCTCGATGGCCTGCAGGTACACCTCGGTCTTGCCGGAGCCGGTGACGCCGTCCACGAGCACCACGCGCCCGTCGCCGGCGGCCCGGGCGGCCTCGATGGCGGCGACGGCGGCCTGCTGGCCCTCGGTGAGCTGCGGGGCGCTAGTGGCGGACGAGGCGGTAACAGAGGCGGCGGCCGCGCCCTCCATGCCGCGCATGCGGCGGCGGCGCTCCACTGTGACGGCCCCCTTGGCGGCCAGCGCCTTCAACGTGGAGCCCACGGCGCCGAACTCCCGTGAAAGCTCGGCCACGCGCACATCTCCCGCGGCCACGACGGCCAGCACCTCCTGCTGCTTCACGGCGTTCTTACGGGGCGTGAACTCGTCGAAGGCCGGCCCGCGCGTGACCCAGCGGTCGTCCACTTCCCCGATGGCCGGCTCCTCGACGCGCCAGCGCCCGTCGCGGCCCCGCACGATGCGCGGCACGGCCCGCGGCGGCGTGAACAAGCGCGCGCATTCGGAAAGCGGCGCGGCGTAGCGTTCGGCGAGCCAGAGCGCGCAGGCCGCCCCCTCCTCGTCGAAAAACGGCGCCGAGAGCACCGCTTCCACCTGCTTGAGATCGGCCGCCGACTGGGGCGTCCCCCACAGGTCGGTGCCCTCGTCCGGAGAGGGAACGACCTCTTCCAGGCCCACAATGTAGCCCACGGCCTTGCGGCCGCCGAGCGTCACGAGCACGGCGCAGCCCACCGCGGCCGGACGCCCCCCTTCCCCGACGA
Proteins encoded in this window:
- the priA gene encoding replication restart helicase PriA, giving the protein MNIASVIVDIPTQALDTPYSYAVPDEMLVGEGGRPAAVGCAVLVTLGGRKAVGYIVGLEEVVPSPDEGTDLWGTPQSAADLKQVEAVLSAPFFDEEGAACALWLAERYAAPLSECARLFTPPRAVPRIVRGRDGRWRVEEPAIGEVDDRWVTRGPAFDEFTPRKNAVKQQEVLAVVAAGDVRVAELSREFGAVGSTLKALAAKGAVTVERRRRMRGMEGAAAASVTASSATSAPQLTEGQQAAVAAIEAARAAGDGRVVLVDGVTGSGKTEVYLQAIERTLAEGRRAIVLVPEISLTPQTVARFRGRFGDAVAVMHSRMSDGERYDQWDFIKSGAAKVVVGARSALFTPAANVGLVVIDEEHEGSYKQDSSPRYHARDVAEWMMARAGGALVLGSATPSIESLYQVNKNPRWTAAALPARANGRPMPAIEVVDMAAEFASGSRAMFSGRLTRALGEELSRGRKAVLLLNQRGFAKFLLCRDCGFVPECPHCSTSLTYHEQGAKLVCHHCGHTVAAPPVCPECGSPYLKKFGAGTQRVETELRQLLDGLPGVGPRVPIIRMDADTTQAKGAHQALLETFAAADAAVLLGTQMIAKGLDFDDVTLVGVINADTQLHLPDYRAGERTFQLIEQVAGRAGRAELDGRVMVQTYEADDVAIRAAATYNRGMFLRAELPKRKLLGYPPYVRMANVLLWGADEHAVATEAELLHAQLAELIRNEVGERWTVLPAVPCVLAKLRNTYRYHIVVKAPLGDDLSAPLVRLFRARKVNPAVNAAVDIDPVDLL
- a CDS encoding FAD-dependent oxidoreductase, which gives rise to MGTDNSISRRSFIGAASAAAAAATMAALAGCAPTSKEESLASTDPTSWDEEADLVIIGCGGCGSSAAISAAENGASVIVLEAATTMGGSAVLCAGSFVAAGTKMQADAGITDDPDLYLSDVKGFLGDATIERAGDDWKLFEMQAREGAATVDWLQAMGVEFNGPLPYPLHSADRLHVLTPTAGEWPKALQPRMEELGVQVHFRTPAERLITDENGRVAGVAASGRKYRANKGVLIAAGGMDSNVEMKKKYYSSAIAGIAAANGFNDGSGYKMAQMVGADITDLTDATSNLMRTSGPGPDAGITQKQKWMPYGLSNAGAILVNSAGERFCDEELSDKDLIPLCEAQPDRQCWMVYDEAVARNFRDFPNMIVSSLSGVGWGTIEDFIERGGIVTGDTIEDVAAQAGIDATGLTSQIDKWNKACKDAIDEDFGRKTFGREEAGTLGAGLSTPPFYIHGPIHAECNQSWASLAITENFEVKNVEGDVIPGLYSGGQMGHGLSPIAGGGHGGTMCWAFTSGRLAGKHIASL